In one Rutidosis leptorrhynchoides isolate AG116_Rl617_1_P2 chromosome 8, CSIRO_AGI_Rlap_v1, whole genome shotgun sequence genomic region, the following are encoded:
- the LOC139862490 gene encoding 20 kDa chaperonin, chloroplastic-like, whose product MAASAQMTTTSHAAASFVPSFEGFRPSNVKFSSVSFKNGRGMTLGSTRGLVVKAATTVAPKYATLKPLGDRVLVKINAAEEKTAGGILLPSTAQSKPQGGEVVAVGEGRTIGLHKVEVGVKTGTSVVYSKYAGTEVQFNGTNHLLLKEDDIVGILETDDIKDLKPLNDRVLIKVTEAEQTTAGGLLLTQSTKEKPSTGTVIAVGPGPLDEEGKRKELTVSAGNTVLYSKYAGNDFKGSDGSEYIAQRASDVMAVLP is encoded by the exons ATGGCAGCTTCTGCTCAGATGACCACCACTTCCCACGCTGCTGCATCTTTTGTGCCGTCGTTTGAAGGTTTTAGGCCGTCAAATGTAAAGTTTTCATCCGTTTCTTTCAAAAATGGTCGTGGTATGACTCTCGGGTCAACCCGTGGACTCGTTGTCAAGGCTGCCACTACTGTTGCTCCCAAG TACGCTACATTGAAACCGTTGGGTGATAGAGTGTTGGTGAAAATCAATGCTGCTGAGGAGAAGACTGCAGGTGGTATATTGTTGCCGTCAACCGCACAATCGAAACCACAAGGGGGCGAGGTTGTTGCTGTTGGAGAAGGTAGGACAATTGGGCTGCACAAGGTGGAAGTAGGTGTAAAG ACTGGTACATCTGTTGTATATTCCAAGTACGCTGGGACAGAGGTTCAATTCAATGGTACGAACCATCTGTTACTGAAAGAGGATGATATTGTTGGTATACTTGAGACAGATGACATAAAGGATTTGAAACCACTTAATGATAGAGTTCTAATCAAG GTTACGGAGGCTGAGCAAACTACGGCTGGTGGCTTGTTGCTGACTCAGTCAACCAAAGAAAAACCCTCCACTGGCACG GTGATCGCTGTGGGGCCCGGTCCATTGGACGAGGAAGGAAAGAGAAAAGAGCTAACGGTATCTGCAGGGAACACCGTTCTGTACTCCAAATATGCTGGTAATGATTTTAAAGGGAGCGATGGGTCAGAGTACATCGCTCAACGAGCATCAGATGTCATGGCTGTACTTCCCTAG
- the LOC139861924 gene encoding protein MODIFIED TRANSPORT TO THE VACUOLE 1-like, which yields MDSSRRAVESYWRSRLIDAATSDEDKVAPVYKLEEICDLLRSSHVSIVKEVAEFVFKRLQHKSPIVKQKALRVIKYAVGKSGVEFRREMQKNSVAVRQLIHYKGQPDPLKGDALNKSVRETAQEALTAIFAGEDNSKPPPTEGLTRRIEGFGNTSYTIPSDDKKSFLSEVVGIGSATIKQGLNSITQSQSQTYNKNETGSYRSPNLRRSLTNENSYSDGNRLSSNVSVPWGQDVKTGQVDSDSGSASSSCSNDKSREERLLETIVTSGGVRLQPTRDAIQIFLVEATKLDALALSHALEAKLQSHMWQVRVKAMCVLEAIIRKKDGDVCSAITSYFTECIDVVINCSESPQASLREKANKVLSLLNGEQSGSRISQPNKSSKNEKTIIQMPDLIDTTESYGDENFSTTQFNDDIASLTTSNTSVMDDFFMDGPTTHVQNVEHNNSEDPFADVAFHGQNSKDELEATDIFSGMSTQITSDGSGPELFDIFGSNSDIPQDHVNSKSDLNDLMASLSVNGNESLQKQNVNSQLIFPDTTSSSQHQSNDVLNSILKSQPHGNGMAANPMFPMNPMMFNPATFGSQQMNYGAMNSFLAQQQFLSSMSNLQRQMGNLQSQNMNASGASSALPDIFNPAIATLPNPVINDSKKEDTRAFDFISDHLAAARDPRRVN from the exons ATGGATTCGAGCAGGAGAGCGGTGGAATCGTACTGGAGATCACGCTTGATTGACGCGGCTACTTCAGATGAAGATAAAGTCGCCCCTGTTTATAAGTTGGAAGAAATTTGTGACCTCTTACGTTCTTCtcacgtttcaattgttaaagaagttGCTGAATTTGTATTTAAACGTCTGCAGCATAAATCCCCTATTGTTAAGCAGAAG GCTTTGAGAGTGATTAAGTATGCCGTGGGGAAGTCCGGTGTAGAGTTCAGGCGGGAAATGCAAAAGAACTCGGTAGCTGTTCGGCAGTTAATTCACTATAAAGGTCAACCGGATCCATTGAAGGGTGATGCACTTAATAAGTCTGTTAGGGAAACCGCACAAGAAGCTTTGACAGCTATATTTGCTGGTGAGGATAACAGTAAACCGCCACCTACAGAAGGTCTTACAAGGCGGATCGAAGGTTTTGGTAATACCAGTTATACAATCCCATCCGATGATAAAAAGTCGTTTCTTAGTGAAGTTGTCGGTATTGGTAGTGCAACAATAAAACAGGGATTGAATAGCATaactcaaagtcaaagtcaaacataTAATAAGAATGAAACGGGAAGTTATAGGAGCCCGAATTTGAGAAGATCGTTGACAAATGAAAATAGTTACTCTGATGGGAACCGTTTGTCAAGTAATGTGTCTGTACCGTGGGGTCAAGATGTTAAAACGGGTCAGGTAGATAGTGATAGTGGGAGTGCGAGTTCAAGCTGTTCGAATGATAAGAGCCGTGAAGAGAGGTTATTAGAGACGATTGTAACATCTGGTGGTGTTCGTCTTCAACCCACTCGAGATGCCATTCAGATTTTTCTAGTGGAGGCCACAAAATTGGATGCACTAGCTTTAAGTCATGCATTAGAAGCCAAGCTCCAATCGCATATGTGGCAG GTTCGTGTGAAAGCCATGTGTGTTCTTGAGGCAATCATAAGGAAGAAAGACGGTGACGTTTGTTCCGCAATCACCTCTTACTTTACGGAATGTATTGATGTTGTCATAAATTGCTCCGAGTCACCACAAGCTTCCTTGAGGGAAAAGGCAAATAAG GTCTTAAGTCTTCTTAATGGAGAACAAAGTGGTAGCAGGATTAGTCAGCCAAACAAAAGTTCAAAGAATGAAAAAACCATCATTCAGATGCCAGATTTAATAGACACCACCGAGTCATACGGAGACGAAAATTTTAGTACAACACAGTTTAACGACGACATTGCATCTCTCACAACATCAAACACTTCTGTGATGGATGATTTTTTTATGGATGGTCCCACCACTCATGTTCAGAATGTAGAACACAATAATAGTGAAGACCCATTTGCTGACGTGGCATTCCATGGCCAGAACAGTAAAGATGAACTTGAAGCAACTGATATCTTTTCAGGAATGTCCACACAGATAACGTCTGATGGAAGTGGGCCCGAACTATTTGATATTTTTGGTTCCAACTCTGATATTCCACAGGACCATGTAAATTCCAAAAGTGATCTTAATGACTTAATGGCTAGTCTGTCTGTAAATGGAAATGAATCATTACAAAAGCAAAATGTAAACTCTCAATTGATATTTCCAGATACCACGAGTTCAAGTCAACATCAGTCAAATGATGTTTTGAATAGCATATTGAAAAGTCAACCACATGGGAACGGGATGGCTGCTAATCCCATGTTCCCTATGAATCCTATGATGTTTAATCCTGCAACATTTGGTTCTCAACAAATGAACTATGGTGCCATGAACAGCTTTTTAGCTCAACAACAGTTCTTATCTTCAATGAGTAACCTGCAACGACAGATGGGGAACTTGCAATCCCAGAATATGAATGCAAGTGGTGCATCTTCAGCTCTTCCAGATATTTTTAACCCTGCAATTGCTACTCTACCTAATCCTGTTATAAACGACTCAAAGAAAGAAGATACTAGAGCTTTTGATTTCATATCA GATCATCTTGCTGCAGCTCGTGACCCTAGGCGGGTAAACTAA
- the LOC139862219 gene encoding uncharacterized protein, protein MNFKTVKNYLEKSSSGVSSNEIDSMPFKFFEPMIMSGLKVDLVERGRVLCSMKVPPRLLNVANSLHGGATAALVDVVGSAVILTVEGVKTTGVSVEINVSYLAAAFVGDEIEIEAKALRVGKVIAVVTVEFRNKKTGKIIAQGRHTKYLAVSSKL, encoded by the exons ATGAATTTCAAAACTGTGAAAAATTACCTGGAAAAATCCAGTTCCGGTGTATCTTCAAATGAAATCGATTCAATGCCTTTCAAGTTCTTCGAACCGATGATCATGTCCGGCCTTAAAGTCGATCTCGTTGAACGCGGCCGCGTTCTTTGTTCCATGAAAGTCCCTCCGCGATTGCTG AATGTAGCGAATTCGTTGCACGGTGGAGCGACTGCAGCATTGGTGGATGTAGTTGGATCAGCTGTTATTTTGACAGTTGAGGGTGTGAAAACTACTGGAGTTTCTGTGGAGATTAACGTTTCGTACCTGGCTGCTGCTTTTGTTGGT gatGAGATTGAGATAGAGGCAAAGGCTTTACGTGTTGGGAAGGTTATTGCTGTTGTAACTGTCGAATTTAGGAACAAAAAGACTGGTAAAATAATTGCACAAGGGCGCCATACCAAGTACCTAGCCGTATCAAGCAAACTGTGA